A region from the Rhodamnia argentea isolate NSW1041297 chromosome 7, ASM2092103v1, whole genome shotgun sequence genome encodes:
- the LOC115749530 gene encoding uncharacterized protein LOC115749530, with the protein MLQFPGFMTQFPESTRMIPSSFLLPSQWPQPQNEELLLALEESELDEKYNEIRKLDSNIVVIGKSAAENDKDADEEDADDDDPDNAEESEGDEFEQETVETLT; encoded by the exons ATGTTGCAGTTTCCGGGGTTCATGACGCAGTTCCCGGAGTCGACGAGGATGATTCCGTCGTCGTTTCTGTTGCCGTCTCAGTGGCCTCAGCCCCAGAACGAGGAGCTCTTGCTCGCCCTGGAGGAGTCCGAATTAGATGAAAAG TATAACGAAATCAGAAAGTTGGATAGCAACATTGTTGTGATTGGGAAAAGTGCAGCTGAGAACGATAAAGATGCAGACGAGGAAGACGCCGATGATGATGACCCGGACAATGCTGAGGAGTCTGAAGGTGATGAATTTGAACAGGAAACTGT AGAGACACTGACGTGA
- the LOC115749565 gene encoding protein NBR1 homolog, with amino-acid sequence MESTLVIKVKYGSTLRRFNARVDENENLDLDMVGLKAKILSLFSFPSDADLTLTYVDEDGDVVTLVDDNDLRDVMRQHLKFLRINVSVNGEKSGRSYARSSGSSTPLRSPRGQQPLPDVSAIVSEALKTVPEPIREAISKLSLDLASKASSSSPTISDLIDSFTKLGQSYLNTGFQPQVGGNVGGVNGASASNGATSMAADTDAAKDESMHDVMPNSNFGHSSSKECKVMDDGGVSEGGVVSAAPVHVPVDLNADLPGESNISGGETKVEGHKISDGKALVEVLKEFEKKLNDQISDQISCQSSGKTKVALEKTSGGKGHVKFLKAMNKKLNDHIKDQVSRQSAAFEASTSTVDNPGYPNPHPLCIPGYTVSTFQPLHPFVNSTPVTQGLNTKVEVQNVSVGKTQAEVQMELQKNANGSIRSVDPGASPTVANTTGMPKPAVVEPFSGLSLAEDWSSGHGASRRPHPFKRSSNYADSMGGIFHKGIRCDGCGVHPITGPRFKSKVKEDYDLCSICFSGMGNVADYIRIDRPVLYGAYRLPRPFKAFYDLHPWDAAPSPIPHPLRGCGGKSGKPKLDSRFVSDVTVMDGTLMAPSTPFTKIWRMRNTGNFDWPRGTQLVWIGGDKFNDTNSVEIEVPAQGVPVDGELDIAIDFTAPVSAGRYISYWRMASSSGHKFGQRVWVLIQVDDSLKDALCDSLKGLNLNLPAESDESKRSEILDMNVPPAVVSDFFGNDNSNTVTEPVQPMVEQHNEEQELNFPINDNLLVGQRVAASAPPEDSGPISYPVVEVEPPEAIPAATAAVVPAPVIASSSAPSLAVGSDTEAVEKSLLKELEEMGFKQVDLNKEILRMNAYNLEQSVDDLCDVAEWDPILGELQEMGFCDKEMNKKLLKKNNGSIKRVVMDLLTGEKA; translated from the exons ATGGAGTCTACTCTCGTGATCAAG GTTAAATACGGAAGTACTCTGAGGCGCTTCAATGCACGCGTGGATGAAAATGAAAACCTGGATCTCGACATGGTTGGCCTGAAGGCCAAGATCCTCAGTCTGTTCAGTTTCCCTTCTGATGCTGATCTGACCCTGACCTATGTCGACGAGGATGGTGATGTAGTGACTCTCGTCGATGATAATGATCTGCGTGATGTAATGAGGCAACATCTGAAATTTCTTAGAATTAATGTATCTGTGAATGGTGAGAAAAGTGGCAGATCGTATGCTAGGTCGAGTGGAAGTTCTACCCCACTAAGATCCCCTCGGGGCCAGCAACCATTGCCTGATGTCAGTGCCATTGTTTCTGAAGCTCTAAAAACTGTGCCAGAACCAATTCGTGAAGCAATTTCAAAACTATCGCTGGACCTGGCTTCTAAAGCTTCCTCCTCTAGTCCAACAATTTCGGACTTGATCGACAGTTTTACGAAGTTGGGTCAATCTTACCTGAATACAGGTTTTCAGCCTCAGGTTGGTGGGAACGTGGGTGGTGTTAATGGTGCCTCTGCAAGTAATGGGGCCACATCCATGGCAGCTGATACTGATGCTGCGAAGGATGAAAGCATGCACGATGTGATGCCAAACTCTAATTTTGGACACTCATCATCTAAGGAATGCAAGGTTATGGATGATGGAGGTGTTAGCGAAGGTGGGGTTGTGTCTGCTGCTCCAGTCCATGTACCTGTTGATCTTAATGCCGACCTCCCTGGGGAGTCAAACATTTCAGGTGGAGAGACAAAGGTGGAAGGCCATAAAATTTCAGATGGAAAGGCACTGGTTGAGGTCCTGAAGGAATTCGAGAAGAAACTGAATGATCAAATCAGTGATCAGATTAGCTGCCAATCCAGTGGGAAAACAAAGGTGGCATTGGAGAAAACTTCAGGTGGGAAGGGGCATGTGAAATTCTTGAAGgcaatgaataaaaaattaaatgaccaTATCAAAGATCAAGTTAGCCGCCAGTCCGCTGCCTTTGAAGCATCCACAAGCACGGTAGACAATCCAGGATAtcctaatcctcatcctttgtGCATCCCCGGGTATACAGTCAGCACCTTTCAACCATTGCACCCTTTTGTAAATAGCACGCCTGTCACACAGGGTCTAAATACAAAGGTGGAAGTCCAGAACGTCTCGGTTGGGAAGACACAGGCTGAAGTCCAGATGGAACTTCAGAAAAATGCCAATGGTTCCATTCGCAGTGTCGACCCTGGAGCATCCCCAACTGTGGCCAACACCACAGGAATGCCAAAGCCCGCTGTTGTTGAACCATTTAGTGGATTGTCTCTTGCTGAGGACTGGTCTTCTGGGCATGGTGCTTCCCGACGTCCGCATCCATTTAAGAGAAGCTCCAACTACGCTGATTCCATGGGCGGGATATTCCACAAGGGTATTCGCTGTGATGGCTGTGGTGTTCATCCAATTACTGGACCTCGGTTCAAATCAAAAGT gaAGGAAGATTATGACCTTTGCAGCATCTGCTTCTCTGGAATGGGTAATGTGGCTGACTATATCCGGATAGACCGGCCAGTCTTGTATGGAGCCTATAGACTGCCAAGGCCCTTCAAAGCATTTTATGATCTT CATCCTTGGGATGCAGCTCCTTCACCAATCCCCCATCCACTAAGAGGTTGCGGAGGGAAGTCTGGTAAGCCTAAGCTGGACAGTCGGTTCGTCTCGGATGTCACTGTGATGGATGGCACTTTGATGGCACCATCGACCCCCTTCACTAAGATATGGCGTATGCGCAATACTGGAAATTTTGATTGGCCTCGGGGAACACAATTGGTCTGGATTGGAGGAGACAAATTCAATGACACTAATTCAGTGGAAATCGAG gTTCCTGCTCAAGGTGTGCCAGTAGATGGGGAGCTGGACATTGCTATTGATTTTACAGCTCCAGTTTCAGCTGGTCGGTACATTTCCTACTGGAGGATGGCATCTTCTTCAGGACATAAGTTTGGCCAGCGTGTTTGGGTTTTGATTCAG GTTGATGATTCCCTGAAGGATGCATTGTGTGATAGCCTCAAGGGCTTGAACCTGAATCTGCCTGCGGAAAGTGATGAGTCTAAACGCTCTGAAATCTTAGACATGAATGTTCCGCCTGCTGTAGTTTCTGACTTCTTTGGAAACGACAACTCCAACACAGTCACTGAACCAGTTCAGCCGATGGTTGAGCAGCACAACGAGGAGCAGGAGCTCAATTTTCCCATAAATGACAATTTGCTGGTTGGCCAAAGGGTAGCAGCCTCTGCTCCTCCCGAGGACTCTGGACCCATTTCGTATCCTGTAGTGGAAGTCGAGCCACCTGAAGCAATTCCTGCTGCAACTGCTGCAGTTGTGCCTGCTCCTgtcattgcttcttcttctgcaCCATCCCTAGCCGTTGGCAGCGACACAGAGGCTGTGGAAAAGTCGCTTCTGAAGGAGCTGGAGGAGATGGGCTTCAAGCAGGTGGACTTGAACAAGGAGATACTGAGGATGAACGCTTACAACTTGGAGCAATCAGTGGATGATCTGTGCGATGTTGCTGAATGGGATCCTATACTCGGAGAGTTGCAGGAGATG GGTTTCTGTGACAAGGAGATGAACAAGAAGCTGCTGAAGAAGAACAATGGGAGCATCAAGCGCGTAGTCATGGATCTTCTTACTGGGGAGAAGGCTTGA
- the LOC115749567 gene encoding beta-hexosaminidase 2, with amino-acid sequence MIRFDQETNMDEHSNGPAPKWSKGTPILITFITITFLVCSPILSVECASISVWPKPREFSWPTQQATLLSPSFTIESPHHQYLSTSIERYLHLILSEHFHPLSNPHANLTNGPALQTLVVLVNDLAAPLSHGVNESYSLSIPTSGDKASLIAETAWGAMRGLETFSQLVWGMPSWVAVGVEVRDWPIFSYRGIMLDTSRNYYEVEDILRTIGAMSDNKLNVFHWHITDSHSFPLLLPSEPDLAVKGSYGSDMQYSPADVRQIVEFGLEHGVRVVPELDMPGHTGSWAEAYPEIVTCANMFWWPAGSAWADRLASEPGTGHLNPLNPKTYEVLKNVISDLVTLFPDQFYHAGADEIIPGCWKADPTIQAFLAKGGTLSQLLDTFVNSTLPHLLSLNRTVVYWEDVLLDPNIKVDKSFLPPEHTILQTWNNGPNNTKRIVSSGYRAIVSSSDFYYLDCGHGDFLGNDSQYDLLPGSNQGDGGSWCGPFKTWQTIYNYDITYGLTEEEATMVLGGEVALWSEQADPTVLDARIWPRASAMAESMWSGNRDKEGMKRYAEATDRLNEWRSRMVSRGIGAEPLQPLWCIRNPGMCNTVNTLV; translated from the exons ATGATTCGGTTTGACCAAGAGACTAATATGGACGAGCACAGTAATGGCCCTGCTCCTAAGTGGAGTAAGGGCACTCCAATTTTGATCACTTTCATCACCATCACCTTTTTAGTATGCTCTCCCATCTTATCAGTTGAGTGTGCTTCAATCAGTGTATGGCCAAAACCAAGAGAATTTTCGTGGCCAACTCAACAGGCAACCTTACTGTCTCCTTCCTTTACCATCGAATCTCCCCATCACCAATACCTCTCAACTTCCATTGAGCGCTATCTTCATCTCATCCTCTCCGAGCATTTCCATCCTCTTTCCAATCCGCATGCCAACCTGACGAATGGTCCCGCTTTGCAAACGCTGGTTGTACTGGTCAATGACCTAGCTGCTCCTCTCAGCCACGGTGTGAACGAATCCTACAGCCTTAGCATCCCCACATCAGGTGATAAAGCAAGCCTGATTGCAGAGACAGCATGGGGTGCAATGAGGGGTCTTGAGACATTCTCCCAGCTTGTGTGGGGTATGCCCTCATGGGTGGCTGTTGGAGTGGAGGTGCGGGATTGGCCAATCTTTTCTTATAGGGGGATAATGCTGGATACCTCGAGAAACTACTATGAAGTTGAAGACATCCTAAGGACTATTGGAGCAATGAGTGACAACAAGCTCAATGTTTTTCATTGGCACATAACTGACTCACACTCAttccctttgttgttgcctTCGGAACCCGATCTAGCAGTTAAGGGATCCTATGGGTCTGACATGCAATACTCACCAGCTGATGTCAGGCAAATCGTTGAATTCGGCCTGGAACATGGGGTTCGTGTAGTGCCAGAACTAGACATGCCTG GTCATACAGGATCATGGGCTGAAGCTTATCCAGAAATTGTAACCTGCGCAAACATGTTTTGGTGGCCAGCAGGAAGTGCATGGGCAGACCGGCTAGCATCAGAACCGGGAACGGGTCATCTTAACCCATTGAACCCAAAGACCTATGAAGTTCTCAAGAACGTCATTTCCGATCTGGTGACATTATTTCCAGATCAATTCTACCATGCTGGAGCTGACGAGATCATACCTGGCTGTTGGAAAGCCGATCCAACAATTCAAGCATTCCTGGCAAAGGGTGGCACGCTGAGTCAGCTACTTGATACGTTTGTCAACTCCACCTTGCCTCATTTATTATCTCTTAATAGGACCGTTGTCTACTGGGAAGATGTCTTGTTAGATCCGAATATCAAGGTGGACAAATCATTTCTTCCCCCAGAGCACACCATCTTGCAGACATGGAACAATGGTCCCAATAACACAAAAAGGATCGTCTCTTCTGGATATCGGGCCATCGTGTCATCATCGGATTTCTACTACTTGGATTGTGGGCATGGCGACTTTCTTGGAAACGATAGTCAATATGACCTGCTGCCGGGAAGTAATCAAGGGGACGGTGGTTCATGGTGTGGACCTTTCAAAACGTGGCAAACTATCTACAACTATGATATAACGTATGGTTTAACTGAGGAGGAAGCAACAATGGTGCTTGGTGGAGAGGTTGCACTGTGGTCAGAGCAGGCGGACCCAACTGTCCTAGACGCGCGTATCTGGCCTAGAGCTTCAGCAATGGCGGAGAGCATGTGGTCAGGGAATCGGGACAAGGAAGGCATGAAGCGATATGCAGAAGCAACTGATCGGTTGAATGAATGGAGGAGTAGAATGGTCAGCAGAGGGATTGGTGCTGAGCCCCTTCAGCCACTTTGGTGCATAAGGAACCCAGGAATGTGCAACACCGTGAACACACTTGTTTAG